Proteins from a genomic interval of Trifolium pratense cultivar HEN17-A07 linkage group LG6, ARS_RC_1.1, whole genome shotgun sequence:
- the LOC123889743 gene encoding kinesin-like protein KIN-UB gives MASNLHRNGAQRGSAKFDRPLKPRPRASSPSPGSGFRRPNSATRNDAVPGRVRVAVRLRPRNAEEEMADADFGDCVELQPELKRLKLRRNNWDSDTFEFDEVLTQSASQKRVYEVVAKPVVESVLDGYNGTVMAYGQTGTGKTFTLGQLGEGDTSSRGIMVRSMEDILADLSPATDSVTVSYLQLYMETLQDLLNPANDNIPIVEDPRTGDVSLPGATLVDIRDQQSFLELLRIGEANRVAANTKMNTESSRSHAMLTVHIKRSVVESEDIVSTSQNGDVSHLIKPSKPLVRKSKLVVVDLAGSERVHKSGSEGLMLEEAKSINLSLSSLGKCINALAENNAHVPFRDSKLTRMLRDSFGGTARTSLIVTIGPSPRHRGETSSTILFGQRAMKVENMLKIKEEFDYKSLSRKLEIQLDKLIAENERQQKSFEDDIEKINLEAQCRIMEAERKFANEFEKEKLKCQMEYMGIVKELEQKLVLNQDRHDCHADNGEGPAQSSADEVAELKMLLETESNRRKAAEEEVARLKWQLEKYTQPEEGGCFEITKLHNLLEDEAHQKKKLEEEIIILRSQLLQSNYEIEQMRRCLEGGSSGSTFSATDSSVTQVRHSQFKDAANGQKSPVATLFEQVGLQKILSLLESDDANVRIHAVKVVANLAAEEANQKRIVEAGGLTSLLMLLRRYEDETVRRVAAGAIANLAMNEANQELIMAEGGITLLSMAASDAEDPQTLRMVAGAIANLCGNDKILMTLRSQGGIKALLGIVRCGHPDVLSQVARGIANFAKCESRASNQGIKTGRSILIEDGALPWIVQNANNEAAPIRRHIELALCHLAQHEANAKDMISGGALWELVRISTDCSREDIRSLAHKTLSSITAFKSELRRLRIDY, from the exons TGCCTGGAAGAGTTCGGGTGGCTGTAAGATTGAGACCTCGGAATGCTGAAGAAGAGATGGCAGATGCCGATTTTGGTGACTGCGTTGAATTACAACCAGAG CTTAAAAGACTGAAACTTCGCAGAAATAATTGGGATTCAGATACCTTTGAATTTGATGAGGTGCTTACTCAATCTGCATCACAAAAGCGTGTCTATGAGGTTGTGGCTAAGCCAGTTGTTGAG AGTGTCCTTGATGGCTATAATGGGACTGTGATGGCTTATGGTCAAACTGGAACGGGAAAAACATTTACTCTTGGACAACTAGGTGAAGGAGACACCTCAAGTCGTGGAATCATGGTGCGTTCCATGGAGGATATTCTTGCCGATTTATCTCCAGCTACTGATTCTGTCACCGTCTCGTATCTGCAG CTTTACATGGAGACTCTTCAGGACTTGCTTAATCCAGCAAATGATAACATTCCAATAGTCGAAGATCCAAGAACCGGTGATGTATCTTTGCCTGGGGCAACTCTTGTAGATATCAGGGATCAGCAGAGCTTTTTGGAGTTGTTAAGAATAGGGGAAGCTAATCGTGTTGCTGCTAATACCAAAATGAACACTGAGTCTTCTCGTAGTCACGCTATGCTGACG GTACATATTAAGAGGTCTGTCGTAGAAAGCGAAGATATTGTATCTACTAGTCAAAATGGTGATGTCTCGCACTTGATTAAACCTTCAAAACCACTTGTTCGGAAGAGCAAGTTGGTTGTGGTTGACTTAGCAGGTTCAGAGCGTGTTCATAAATCAG GAAGTGAAGGGCTCATGCTTGAGGAAGCTAAATCTATAAATCTTTCACTTAGTTCACTGGGAAAATGTATTAATGCTCTGGCAGAGAATAATGCTCACGTTCCATTTCGTGATTCGAAGCTCACCAGGATGCTCCGAGATTCTTTTGGTG GCACAGCTAGGACTTCATTGATAGTGACTATTGGTCCATCTCCACGTCATCGAGGAGAGACTTCCAGTACCATATTGTTTGGCCAAAGG GCTATGAAAGTTGAGAATATGCTGAAAATAAAGGAGGAGTTTGATTATAAAAGCTTGTCACGAAAACTTGAAATACAGTTGGATAAGCTCATTGCAGAGAATGAGAGGCAGCAGAAATCTTTTGAGGAtgacattgaaaaaataaatttggaggCACAGTGTCGTATTATGGAGGCTGAGAGAAAATTTGCTAATGAATTTGAG AAAGAGAAACTGAAATGCCAGATGGAGTATATGGGAATTGTAAAGGAGCTGGAACAGAAATTGGTGTTGAATCAAGATAGACACGATTGTCATGCTGATAATGGAGAG GGGCCTGCACAATCTTCTGCAGACGAAGTTGCTGAGCTCAAAATGCTGCTCGAAACTGAAAGCAATAGAAGAAAGGCAGCTGAAGAAGAGGTGGCACGTCTAAAATGGCAACTGGAGAAATATACACAACCAGAG GAAGGAGGGTGTTTTGAGATTACAAAGCTTCACAACCTCCTGGAGGATGAAGCTCATCAGAAGAAGAAACTTGAAgaagaaataataatattaagaaGTCAATTATTGCAATCGAACTATGAAATTGAGCAG ATGAGAAGATGTTTGGAAGGTGGAAGCTCAGGGAGTACATTTTCTGCAACAGATTCCTCTGTGACTCAAGTTAGGCATTCCCAATTCAAAGATGCTGCGAATGGTCAGAAGTCACCTGTTGCTACACTCTTTGAGCAAG TTGGATTACAAAAGATCTTGTCATTACTGGAGTCAGATGATGCCAATGTACGAATTCATGCTGTGAAAGTGGTGGCCAACCTAGCAGCCGAAG AGGCTAATCAAAAGAGAATTGTTGAAGCTGGTGGTCTTACTTCCTTGCTGATGCTTCTTCGAAGATATGAAGATGAAACTGTTCGCAGAGTAGCTGCTGGGGCGATTGCCAATCTTGCCATGAATG AAGCGAATCAAGAACTTATAATGGCTGAAGGAGGAATTACTCTGCTGTCAATGGCTGCATCTGATGCCGAAGATCCCCAAACTCTTCGAATGGTTGCTGGGGCAATTGCTAACCTATGTGGAAATG ATAAAATATTGATGACTCTGAGATCTCAGGGAGGTATCAAGGCCTTACTAGGAATTGTAAGATGTGGACATCCAGATGTTCTTTCCCAAGTTGCACGAGGAATTGCCAATTTTGCAAAATGCGAGTCTCGAGCTTCTAATCAAG GGATAAAAACTGGCAGATCTATACTGATAGAAGATGGTGCACTTCCGTGGATAGTACAAAATGCTAATAATGAAGCTGCACCGATCAGGCGTCACATTGAGCTTGCACTTTGTCACTTGGCACAACATG AAGCAAATGCAAAAGACATGATTAGTGGAGGTGCTCTTTGGGAACTTGTCAGGATTTCAACGGATTGTTCACGAGAAGATATACGGAGTCTTGCTCATAAGACTCTCAGTTCTATCACAGCATTCAAATCTGAATTACGACGATTGCGTATAGATTATTGA